The genomic region ACTTTATGTTTCTTGATTTGCCGTTTTGACGTTTATTATTGTTGTGGTTGATCTTTGATATTTAGAACATGTGTTACTGAAGCATTTCTCTTTTTTCTTTCTTCCTCTATACTTGCATTTGATAATGTGTTTAGTATAACTTTTTTTTTATTCTTAGAATTCATGTGACTTTATTGCTTCTGTGTTGTGCTTGATGTTCATACTTAGTACATGTGTTACCAAATCTTCTTTGTTAGCGTATGCATGCTTTTGTTGATAACTTTTGAGCAACACTTTTGTAAATGTTCCTTGAATTGCTGGTTCTGACATTTATTTCCCATTGATCTCTAAGATGATATAATGTATAATTTAGGTGAACATAGAGTTATGGGGTTCAAATTATTGCTCTGTATTCAAAATGGAAATGTTTTCCTGGTCTTACCAGGACCAAAACGTTCTACTGAATCTTGTCCTTAACCTTATAGTTATATGAGAAAGTGGATATCTAGGAGGTTTACTGAGAAGGGAAATTCTGTGACTATGTTGAGACCTGGTGAATAAAATTGAAAGCCTTTAGAACATAAAGAACTTTCTTTTTTATGGCTGCAAGTTAACCAAGATCACTCTCTTCATGATTGCATCTTGGTTATGGCTGTGTAAGTTGTACTCGTACTCTGGTCTATCTCATACAATGCAACTATCCCTTATTCATCTGCATCTTTTTCAGCTACATTCTCAAGGTTGTCAGTCTACACATTGTTTGACCTAAATAATGTCCCACAGAGCATAGTAGTATGACTACTTCAAATAAAATTTTGCACAACCCTATTTTCGCTAGGCCCTTGCTTCTTGAATCTAATTTAGATGAGTGAACTTGTTGAGTCTTTGGTTTGATTTAAGTACAACATGGTATTTTTTGCAACCTCCACACAAGAGTAGTAAACTACAATCTAGCAATGCCCAGGGGAAGTCCTTGTGCAATTGCCTTTAAATTATTAATTAGTACATGACCTCTACTGTGCATTAGATTTTAGGAGCGTTTTCCAAATCTTTGATATTTATCTTACTATCCTTATTTTAGGAGTCTTTTCCTGGGAAATGTTGACACACTGATGTACTTTTCCAGCTTTGTGTTCTTGTGCAGTTCTTTGTTGTTGCCTGTTGATTTTACTTATGATCCTCACTATTGACCTGTTGTGCTGATGCATTTTTTCCCCTTTTATTTTATCCTGGATTTATCTCTGTACTCTTATACTGCTGATGCAAAGTTTGGTTGTGCAGGATGACATGGGGCGTACAACTCCTGTTCCTGGGCTTCCTTCTCGTCCCGCTAGTCGTAATGCATTTGATGAAAATGTGGAGGCACTTGGTTCTGCTGAAGCTGACCTGACTCATTTGCGCCGTGACTTGATGACATCTGATGCTCTACGATCTGGTGCAAATGGACAGGGTTCTGCAGCCCAAAGCATGGGCCCACCTTCTTCATATTCCTATGCTGCAGCTTTAGGTGCTTCCTTGTCAAGAAGCACGACCCCTGATCCTCAGGTTATTGCTAGGGCTCCGAGCCCTTGTCTTACACCTATTGGAGGAGGAAGAGTTAGTGCTTCAGAAAAAAGAGGCATTTCTAGTCCAAGCTCCTTTAATGCTGTCTCATCTGGCATTAATGAGTCCGGAGACATAGTAGCTGCCTTATCCACCATGAACTTGTCTTCAAATGGTGTGATAGATGATGAGCCCCATTTGCCATCACAGGTTAAACAGGATGTTATTGATCACCAGAATTATCTCTTTGGCCTGCAAGGTGCTGAGAGTCATGCCAAGCAACTTGCTTACTTAAAGAAGTCTGAATCTGCGCATATACATATGCCTTCTCCACAGTCAGCAAAAGGTTCGTACTTGGATTTGGGTAAGAGCAATGGGGTTGGCTCAGATCAGAACATCGCATCCTCTGACAGGCAAGTTGAGCTGCAAAAATCTGCTGTTCCTTCTGTTAACTTGTACAAAGGATCATCTGCATCGAATCTTAATGGTGGAGGTGGATTGCATAATCAGTATCAGCAAGTGGATAATGCAAACTCATCATTTTCTAACTATGGTTTAAGTGGCTACTCTATGAATCCAGCATTGGCATCCATGGTGGCTAGTCAACTTGGTACTGGCAATCTGCCACCTTTGTTTGAAAATGTTGCTGCAGCATCAGCTATGATACCTCCTGGAATGGATTCAAGAGTTCTTGGAGGAGGTTTGGCCTCTGGACCAAACTTAGCAGCTGCTGCATCTGATTCACATAACCTTGGTAGATTAGGGAGTCCGATAGCTGGGAACGGTCTCCAGGCGCCTTATGTTGATCCTATGTATCTTCAATACTTGAGGACATCTGAGTATGCTGCAGCACAGCTTGCTGCTCTGAATGATCCCTCTGTGGATAGGAACTACTTAGGTAATTCATACATGAATATACTTGAACTTCAAAAGGCATATCTTGGAGCCTTGCTGTCACCTCAGAAGTCACAGTATGGAGTTGGTGCTCCCTTGGGGGGCAAGAGTGGTGGTTCAAATCATCACGGTTACTACGGAAATCATGCCTTTGGCATGTCTTATCCTGGAAGTCCCATGGCAAGTCCTGTTATTCCCAACTCTCCAGTTGGCCCTGGTAGTCCAATGAGGCACAATGATCTTAATATGTGTTATCCTTCTGGGATGAGGAATTTGAATTTGGGTGGGAGTGTCATGGGACCATGGCATCTGGATGCTGGATGTAACTTAGATGAAAGCTTTGCATCTTCACTCTTAGAAGAGTTTAAGAGCAATAAAGCCAAGTCCTTCGAACTTTCAGAAATCGGTGGACATGTTGTGGAATTCAGGTATGAACTACCGATTAGTTTTCTTACAATGCCAGTTTTATGGTTTGATAGATTTTTGGTTGTAATAATTATGCATTTTGGTGAGCAGTGCGGATCAATATGGGAGTCGTTTTATTCAACAAAAACTTGAGACAGCCACTACGGAAGAGA from Fragaria vesca subsp. vesca linkage group LG3, FraVesHawaii_1.0, whole genome shotgun sequence harbors:
- the LOC101294443 gene encoding pumilio homolog 2-like; translation: MLSELGRRPMLGGNEGSFGDEFEKEISMLLRDQRRQEADDRESDLNIYRSGSAPPTVEGSLNAVGGLFAGGGGGGGGVGGGVAGSFLSEFPGAKNGNGFSSEEEMRSDPAYLKYYYSNVNMNPRLPPPLLSKEDWRCAQRMKGGSSVLGGIGDRRKVNRADDASGRAMYSMPPGFNSRKQESDVEPDKVRGSAEWGNDGLIGLPGLGLGNKQKSLAEIFQDDMGRTTPVPGLPSRPASRNAFDENVEALGSAEADLTHLRRDLMTSDALRSGANGQGSAAQSMGPPSSYSYAAALGASLSRSTTPDPQVIARAPSPCLTPIGGGRVSASEKRGISSPSSFNAVSSGINESGDIVAALSTMNLSSNGVIDDEPHLPSQVKQDVIDHQNYLFGLQGAESHAKQLAYLKKSESAHIHMPSPQSAKGSYLDLGKSNGVGSDQNIASSDRQVELQKSAVPSVNLYKGSSASNLNGGGGLHNQYQQVDNANSSFSNYGLSGYSMNPALASMVASQLGTGNLPPLFENVAAASAMIPPGMDSRVLGGGLASGPNLAAAASDSHNLGRLGSPIAGNGLQAPYVDPMYLQYLRTSEYAAAQLAALNDPSVDRNYLGNSYMNILELQKAYLGALLSPQKSQYGVGAPLGGKSGGSNHHGYYGNHAFGMSYPGSPMASPVIPNSPVGPGSPMRHNDLNMCYPSGMRNLNLGGSVMGPWHLDAGCNLDESFASSLLEEFKSNKAKSFELSEIGGHVVEFSADQYGSRFIQQKLETATTEEKNMVYQEIMPQALALMTDVFGNYVIQKFFEHGLPSQRRELANKLFGHVLTLSLQMYGCRVIQKAIEVVDLDQKIKMVGELDGHVMRCVRDQNGNHVIQKCIECVPEEAIHFIVSTFFDQVVTLSTHPYGCRVIQRVLEHCNDQNTQSKVMDEILGAVSMLAQDQYGNYVVQHVLEHGKPHERSAIIKELAGKIVQMSQQKFASNVVEKCLAFGGPAERELLVNEMLGTTDENEPLQAMMKDQFANYVVQKVLETCDDQQRELILSRIKVHLNALKKYTYGKHIVARVEKLVAAGERRVAAAAQSAPHPA